The nucleotide sequence AATCGACGTTACCACTGTCGAATCTGGCAACCTATTGCCGCTCTCTCTCCACAATGCTGAAATCAGGAGTGCCGATCCTCAAGTCATTCCGCGTTGCCGGAGAGAACTCACATTACCTGCGACTGCGATCCATCACGACTCGCATTGTAGATGAACTTCGCAAAGGATCGGATGTCTCGACAGCGATGGCAGAGCAGGGGAATGCGTTCCCGGAACTCATGATCGACATGGTCCGCGTCGCGGATCAAACAGGGTCATTGCCGGAAGTGCTGCTCGCCCTCGCGGATCACTACGACAATCTGATTCGATTGCGTCGTACGTTCCTGGGTGCGATTGCTTTGCCAATCCTGCAATTGCTGGCTGCCATATTCATTGTGGCACTGCTGATCTGGATTCTGGGCATGATTGCGAGCAGTAACGGGTCCGAGCCCTTCGATGTTCTGGGGCTGGGATTAACGGGAACCGTGGGTGCCTTGACGTGGCTGGGAGGGTGTTTCGGAGTCGCGGCAGGGGGATTTTTCCTCTATATGTTTCTTTCCCAGGGCTTGAAAGGACGCACTTTTGTCCATTCGGCTTTACTCCGTATTCCCATCGTCGGTGACTGTTTTCGATCGTTCGCCCTGGCGCGCTTCTCGTGGGCCTTTGCTCTGACTCAGCAGGCGGGAATGCCGATTATCCCCAGCCTCGAAGCAAGTCTGAAAGCCACAGGAAATCAGGCCTTCGCCTCAGCAATCCCCATGGTCGCGGCCATGGTTTCCGCAGGAGAAGACCTCTCGTTCGCACTCAGCGAGACAAAGCTGTTTCCCAGACAATATCTGGAACTCGTCCGTGTGGGTGAAGCAACCGGAACGGTTCCCGAGAAGTTGCAGGAACTGAGCCCCCAGCTCGAAGAACAGGCTCATCGCAGCCTCTTCGCGATGACA is from Schlesneria sp. DSM 10557 and encodes:
- a CDS encoding type II secretion system F family protein, with amino-acid sequence MLSFWSESTLPLSNLATYCRSLSTMLKSGVPILKSFRVAGENSHYLRLRSITTRIVDELRKGSDVSTAMAEQGNAFPELMIDMVRVADQTGSLPEVLLALADHYDNLIRLRRTFLGAIALPILQLLAAIFIVALLIWILGMIASSNGSEPFDVLGLGLTGTVGALTWLGGCFGVAAGGFFLYMFLSQGLKGRTFVHSALLRIPIVGDCFRSFALARFSWAFALTQQAGMPIIPSLEASLKATGNQAFASAIPMVAAMVSAGEDLSFALSETKLFPRQYLELVRVGEATGTVPEKLQELSPQLEEQAHRSLFAMTTVLAWLIWGMVAMIIIFFIFRIAMLYIGLLNNASNL